The genomic segment GTCACAATGTCACTACGCTTATCCCATGACACAAAGAGGTTCACCTGCGAAAATAAAATAACGCCCTTCTTAGAGTAACATACAGTATTTAATATTAAGAAATTGAAGAGCCGCTTCTTCACGGAAAATTCCCTCACACAACATACTAATACTCTAACAGTATAAAAATGAAAGTTCATCTGACTGACTTTTTTGatcgcttttttttaattaacttttaCATTCAATGATTTTCCTCCATAATCATCATCAAGGAGGTGGCTTGGGCAGCCTTCTGGTCACCTGGTCAGGGTAAAGTGGCACATTACAATCCCCCGATCTCTGTCTGGATCATCTTTTCACGAAGATCCCCCGAAACAACTCACCCGGGAGGCATCCCAATCTGATGCCCGAGCCACTTCGCTCTATTCTGAGCCCCCCATAGCTTCTAACCCTATTTAAAACGGGATGGACCCTAGAGTATACACTGTCAAAAGCAACTAACGACttgcacccaaaaaaaaaactacatgtcGTTTCATTGAAGTATAGCTGAACTATTTCATGCATTTAGATTAAAATCAGCTAACCTTACCCAACTCATTCTGGACAACTTTACTTGAATATAGAACAATACACAAGGAAATAAATGAACAAGATGAAACCTGTAAGACATTGTGCAATGACCAGACTGTTTACTATTTTAGAACTTtcttagttatttctgtgtaTACTTTAGGGTCAATAATAAAAGTCAGACAAGTTACTCACGCAGGTACCTCCGAGTCTATTACTCTCGATGACGGCGGCGTTTGCCCCCAGTTCGGCCGCCCTCCGTGCCCCCGCTAGACCTCCGGATCCCCCGCCGACCACCAGGAAGTCGAACCGGGTGACCTCGCCCGCTTTCGCTGCCATTCCGCGACGATTTACACCGTAAGACGAGAAATGCCTGGCGATGGACGATGAGAAGATGGAAAGAAAGGAAGTTTGTGAGCTAGTTAGGCGGGTTATGATCGCCATAACCAGGAAGCTGATACGCGAGGGGGGTGTGGGACAAACGAGGCAGAGGGAGGGTCAAGCAAAAGCCAGTGGTTGCTGTGTCATTATGAAGAACAACAATAGTGTGTAATCCTAGAAAGCGTCCCCACAATGGTCACGGTGATGCTGCCTAGACAACGGCAGACGAAAACGAGACCGGCGAGACTTGAAATTGTCATTATTCTAATTAACTTGGACTTTGATGCATCAATATCagaccaaataaataaaagcgcATCTAACATACCCCGTCAGTGAACTTGATCGTGTTTGAAGGAGCCTGCTCATCCTTGCAAACAACATAGTTGCGTCACTTTGTTGTTATATTGTGTGGAGTGAAATTGTagctatatatatttctattttaagaATACATGATGTGTTAAAGTTGATGTCTTGCAGTATAGAAAATATTGCAATGAATCGGaataaatattgtgtttttagaAAATGTTGAGGTTATCCATCTTAAATCCAATATCGCAATACTTTcgttttaagtatattttagtAGCACTGGTGCTACAcgaatatattattattatttccttcCAAAATAGTGATCATTACGATATTCCGGTTTGTGTTTTCGACGTAAAACACCGCATCTCAAATACCGTCTTGCATTTCACAATTTATATCATATACTACGACCTCATCAGATTTGTATTCACTTCTAGATAATTAgttgtttattaaaatgtacAACTACgcatttgagcattttttaaatataaaaaaaatataaagtaaatatGTATAAGTAATATGTagtctttattttgaaagtaggtTCAATCGTATCCGGCATTCATCTAGCATGCTAATCAAATACAGGCTAACGACAAATCGACTCCCACAGACGAGGAGCTTTACTGCCTCCAAAATATCcatccaaaatgtattttaatactCTGCAATAAGGTACGTAAGCAACATTCATCTATCTAGCCATCAGATCTTTGAACTATGGCATCGGATCTTCCTCATCCCCGTTTGCCACAGAAGCTTTCGGGCCTTTACATTGAACCAACGTGAACGTTTATCATCAACACTCGTCATCAAATAGTTATCTTTCTCATTTGGGAAAATTCCCGTAGAGGATCCGTGTCAAAGTCCGTGTGGTTGGCGAGCCACATTCATGCCAAATAAATCCTGATGTGGGCCGGATCGGTTAATTTTTGTCtcaaaattggacatctatcactgtcaatagcaCGCAACGAGTTCATTTGCAtaactttttttcacatttcaatttTCAAAGACGTACAGGTTATTTCCCATGTATTTTGAGGGATTTTCTGCAAGGCCTCTTGTTTGTcacttccaaaaaaatgctgtcAGACCGGATCGGACCCCCTTAGCgggccactttgacacccctcCACGGTGTAGacgtcataccttgagatacgagctcaaCATGTTCTCGGgtcgagctcgtatgtcaatgtaGTCCtactcaaatcaatttttcccaaatataaaagaactgaaaacaaattaatccatTCCCATCCTCCTGAAAGAACACCTAAAATAGGATATTGCAAtagaacatgtttttaattgttctagaTCACCAGCTTTGCTCACAAAGTAAGAAATACATGGTTGTGATCTGCaagaaaatgtgacaaaaatgccctcgtatctcaaatttctcatatgttgggacactcgtatgtcaaggtattctACAGCCGACAGTGGAGAGGCATGCGGACGTCGGTGTGAATCCGCCCGTGCAGCTGCCGCCCGCCGGTCGGACAAGGCTACTCAACATGAAGTCCGTCAACTGCCAGCGCTTTCCCTTCTTTGGGCCCACCAGACAACCAGGTGACGACATGGTCCTCACGCCGAGGTTCCTTGATCCAAAGCAATGCCCCAAATGTGACTTTTCAACCGTTGACGTCAACTTGTTCAAAAGACATACGTACGAGCACATGGCGTCCAAGCCGTGCTGTCTTCACTGCCAAAACGTCCCATTAGGTAGGGAAGAATCCTTCAAATCGTCTCTCAAATGCCCCCACTGCAAACTGTCCTACTCCCGCAATGCAAGTCTTTTGAAGCACATTGAGCGCGTGCACTCCAAAAACATTAATCAAGGACTCAAAAAGGCCAGTGCCAACAAAGACGCCCACTTTTTCAACGCCCTACCGGCCCAGAATTTGACGCAACCCGCGGTTTTGCCATCCCTCCATACGCCTGCCTTCAGTCCTGGATCAAAAGATGTGCAAGAAGATAGGTCAATTAATAAaatacttccatttttttcaaatgctgtCTCGGAGAGCGGTATTCATTCAAACCGGGCTTTAACGGTTTCGCTCCCGGAGGAAATCAGCATCCCGGCCGGTTGCCTGGTTGAACTGGTGGAAGTGAAAACCGTCAATGGGTCAAAGGAACTCAAACTCCGACTGGTGTCACGACACGAAAAAGAGGCCGAAATGAGAGCCTCGCGAACTCTACCCAAACAAAATGTCATCGAATCTAAGACTTCTGCATCCAAATCACAGCCTCCCATTGCGGTCCGGTCCACGGTTAACAGAAATATTATTCCGGAAAATAAACCGACAGCCGTCAAAACGACATTTCATCAAAGCCAGGCTACTAAACCAGTAAGCACAGCCAGTAGCCTCGTTTTAAATCAAGCCAACAAAGAGAAACCTACACTGAAGAGGACGTCACAGGATGTTATTGACTTAGAAACCTGGACTAAGGTTTTCAAAACTGTCTGCCATCCAGAAACGATAGAATACCCTTCCTCACAGAGTCTGTCAGTCTCCAGTCAAGCAAAACTCCCCAACATTCCCATTGAAACTGGCGCTTTCAGCTCCTTCGGACAGCCCGTTCAAAAGATATCTTGGCAAAAACGAGACGAGGGACTGAAGACTATTCTGGAGAGTACTACTCCTTGGACTGGAAAGAGGACTGGAACTCATGAAGAAGGTTTTCTGGAACGTCCACCTAGCGTGGTTTGCCTCAATGATAATAACAATAGCCCTTATATCAAAGACACGCCCAAGGTGGTAATCACGCCCAAGGTGGTGGGAACGCCAGTGCGGGTAACTCAGAAAATACACAAACCGGCGTCCTCGAAACTCCAAACCGTCAAAGTGCTACCTCCAAAGGTGAAGCCTCAACAGAAGACCGTTACTCCTCGTTCCTCTAATCCAAGTCAAATCAACGAGCAGACAAACTTCACTACCCAGATACCCGTGGGGTCTTACCACCCCGAGTCAAAAATTGGTCCAGCTTGGTCTCAGGGTGTCCATGTTGGCGTTAAGCAGTCTTCTGAAAGAGACACTCCAAAACCAGAGGGTTTCCCAGTCATCTCCTCCGTGTTTTCCCTCAGCCAAGAACCGGAAAATTCCCAAGCTGCCATGCGACCGCTCGTCAGGGCGCTGCGGGATATCGTGATGGACGCCGCTGATACGTTGGCGCCAAACGTCGATGATAAAGACCAGTTGCGGGTCAACCCGACCTATGGTTCGGTCAAAGTAGAAGGTAAAGAAGTGGTTCAAGATCCGGtcaaagtagaaagtaaagaaGAAGTGGCTCAAGAGCCGCCTATCTCGCCATCGCTTGACGTCAAGCCCGACGTCAAGTTGGAAAAAAGCAGCTCCACGCAGACGGACAATGGCGGTCTCGCTCCCAACTTGAAATCCGAAGATGCCCAAAACCTGTTGGACACGCCCACTGTCACCCATGTCAATAGCCAACATGACATTTTCAAATACGTGACCGTTCCACTGACCAGAGTGGACGGCGTCTGGACGACCCGAGTGCCGGCGGACGTCGGTCACCGACCCAAACCCCCTCACAACGCCATCTGCCTTATGCCACTCAAGGTAGGGCAATCAGTCATGAGCCCGAGCCTGAACCAGCCGGTGGTCGTGCTCAATCACCCCAAGCCACGGCGAACCCTGCAACACATGCTGGACGCCGTCCCTTACGCCAGAATCCCCGCAAAGGCAGCAAAGTGCCAAATATTGAAGATGAGGCTGGGGAAAGTAGTCGGGCAGAAATATGAGGTGACGGGCTGCACCGTTCGATTTTCCCAGTAAGGCCATTTCAAGCTTCTCATGTCCATATAAGAACTGATGCACTCTTGTTTAAAGACCAATTTGTATATAAACTAAAGTGTTTGTGTCTGAATAGTCGTTTTTCTCTCTGTGCCTGAGATTGGCCGCCAACCAATCCAGATTGGCTCTAGCAGTTAGTAAACATGTGGTGCCTTGCTCAAGTGCACCTAAACAAACagcaaaatactttaaaataattttaaaattaaatttaaaataatttttaccCCTCCTGAGATATAAAATGAAGTGTTATGTGGACATGTTCAACTTGGCATAAGTACTCAAACTTGTATATTCTTTGTTTATTCTCCTGTTTGTTGATATGTTACATTGACTTCAatttggaagttgctcttcatCACTCCTACGGTAATGACCAACTTTGTCCGCAAGGGGGCTCTAAAGCTATTTTGTGTAATTACTTTTTTGGGGTTGATATTTGTACATAAACTCGTATACATAGATGCCCACCAGCATTTCTTTTTATCATGTTAAGCATGTTACATTCCTTTTCTTAAATGATATGAGTAGATGTACAGAGTGGAAGAGTTATGACtccaaattatatataaatggcCTTCATATCATTCAATGCTGATTGTATTATATTACCACAGTCTTATGCTGGTTTAAAAGTGTCTATGCTTCAAAATGATTTACTATATTTTGGTTCGTGAACCTTTCTGTGCATCATGTACACTGAATTTATTTGTATATCCCAattttatttcttatatttAGGTCCGGATAGCCCGGCCATAATATTAGGTACGCCTTCCAATCTTTTTTGTCCACAGATCATGTCTTTTTCTTTGGCTATATTCATCTAAATTCTTTTCTGTAAAGATGAATTTTTCTAAATAACCATAATGAAGTATACACAAGATGGTTCTGCCCTTTAAGACGCTCATTTAGGGAATTTAAGAAGTAGACTACGGTACATGTGATGTTGTAGTTGAGGGGTTGTACCTCCCTGCCAAACATCCaatgtttgattttaattttattgagGTTCTGAActaatgaaatgtttttgaaatattcaaACAGTGCAATCTTGAATCTGCTATGACtgactaatttttttttataacgaATGTTCCTTATTGCAGCCCATGTGTTCATTTTTGTAATATAACTACACTGTCTTTTTATATTAAAAGCCTGATCATGTTGATCAAAAGCAAACTTTTAGCAAGAAGCTGTGGTGTATTAGCTCAAGAATTAAAATTGGCATGTCAATCcacgataggctccagcacccccaggggGTTTATGAGGATAATCGGTAcggaaaatgtatgtatttatagtAGGGACACAGTGGGACAAACTTTTTATAACCAGCAGATGGTGCAAAATATATTGTAATTGTGAATGTTGGCCTGCtatttaagttattttatttttttctcagaagggtcgcagggggtgctgcagcATATCCCAGCTAGGTATGGACACTgaattggccagccaatcatagggtgTCCAACTTAGGTTGGTTcatgggccgcattaacgtcaacttgatttcatgtgagctgcaccattttagatataatatatagatttttttttttttaatcgagtTAAAGTAGAGTTAATTCCTGCTTCCGACAATTTCCTATTGGGAATTTGTTGGGCATcaaaaatgaaagtttttaGAAATTCCATTGCATCCTTGCGTAGTGCTGAAGCAGAGACCAAACTCGCCCTTGGGCCGACGTTCCCCAACTTTTATCCACCCAAAGCATACATTCCACAATATTTCAATGGAAATCATCAATGCTCTCTACTTTGAAGGCAACCAACGCAATATCTTCACCATGGTTTCACATCCCAGCCTTGTAAACCAAGCCTGGCTATCCCCATTCCCCATGGCTTCCAATATCGAAAAGACCCTTAAAAAGCATCAATTTGGCCCAAGCTGGTGGATGGCCCTCCTCCAATCAGTGAAGACGCCTCCAGGGCCAAAtagatcagaaaaaaaacagatctgaGGGTGCTCCTGTTGACAATAGTGTGATTCTTTCTTGTCTGCTGGATAAGTGTAATCTCCCGCGGTGTGACACAGCCAACTTCAGGCCCCGGAGACCCGGCGGGGCGTCACGTTAACTCAGCGTGACGTTTGTCTCACATCCGCCCAGCTTTCATTCCGCCAGCGCAGCAGAGTTCAGAGCGGCTCTTGTTTTCACTCTCCTCCACTCTAATTATATTCGCCAGAGATTTTTCCAAGACAAAGCTTTATGGCGCTAACAAGTGACACGAATAGGACAGCGACGAGTAGGACCATTACGCTTTTGGCTCTCCGTCGGTTTGGAATGCAACTTGACTTGTATTATTTGGCTATTTGGTTGCCATCCA from the Stigmatopora nigra isolate UIUO_SnigA chromosome 14, RoL_Snig_1.1, whole genome shotgun sequence genome contains:
- the znf518b gene encoding uncharacterized protein znf518b — translated: MKSVNCQRFPFFGPTRQPGDDMVLTPRFLDPKQCPKCDFSTVDVNLFKRHTYEHMASKPCCLHCQNVPLGREESFKSSLKCPHCKLSYSRNASLLKHIERVHSKNINQGLKKASANKDAHFFNALPAQNLTQPAVLPSLHTPAFSPGSKDVQEDRSINKILPFFSNAVSESGIHSNRALTVSLPEEISIPAGCLVELVEVKTVNGSKELKLRLVSRHEKEAEMRASRTLPKQNVIESKTSASKSQPPIAVRSTVNRNIIPENKPTAVKTTFHQSQATKPVSTASSLVLNQANKEKPTLKRTSQDVIDLETWTKVFKTVCHPETIEYPSSQSLSVSSQAKLPNIPIETGAFSSFGQPVQKISWQKRDEGLKTILESTTPWTGKRTGTHEEGFLERPPSVVCLNDNNNSPYIKDTPKVVITPKVVGTPVRVTQKIHKPASSKLQTVKVLPPKVKPQQKTVTPRSSNPSQINEQTNFTTQIPVGSYHPESKIGPAWSQGVHVGVKQSSERDTPKPEGFPVISSVFSLSQEPENSQAAMRPLVRALRDIVMDAADTLAPNVDDKDQLRVNPTYGSVKVEGKEVVQDPVKVESKEEVAQEPPISPSLDVKPDVKLEKSSSTQTDNGGLAPNLKSEDAQNLLDTPTVTHVNSQHDIFKYVTVPLTRVDGVWTTRVPADVGHRPKPPHNAICLMPLKVGQSVMSPSLNQPVVVLNHPKPRRTLQHMLDAVPYARIPAKAAKCQILKMRLGKVVGQKYEVTGCTVRFSQ